In one window of Eubalaena glacialis isolate mEubGla1 chromosome 13, mEubGla1.1.hap2.+ XY, whole genome shotgun sequence DNA:
- the UBFD1 gene encoding ubiquitin domain-containing protein UBFD1: MAAAGAPDGMEETGMDTEAETVATEGPARPLNCLEAEAAAGATAEDSCAARGSLQPAPAQPPGDLAAQASVSNGEDAGGGAGRELVDLKIIWNKTKHDVKFPLDSTGSELKQKIHSITGLPPAMQKVMYKGLVPEDKTLREIKVTSGAKIMVVGSTINDVLAVNTPKDAAQQDAKAEENKKEPLCRQKQHRKVLDKGKPEDVMPSVKGAQERLPAVPLSGMYNKSGGKVRLTFKLEQDQLWIGTKERTEKLPMGSIKNVVSEPIEGHEDYHMMAFQLGPTEASYYWVYWVPTQYVDAIKDTVLGKWQYF, translated from the exons ATGGCGGCGGCCGGAGCCCCGGATG GCATGGAGGAAACTGGCATGGATACGGAGGCCGAGACCGTGGCGACCGAGGGGCCCGCGCGGCCCCTCAACTGCTTGGAGGCCGAAGCCGCGGCGGGGGCGACGGCCGAGGACTCCTGCGCCGCGCGAGGCAGTCTGCAGCCTGCCCCGGCCCAGCCCCCTGGGGACCTCGCGGCCCAGGCCTCGGTCAGCAACGGCGAGGACGCGGGCGGCGGCGCGGGCAGGGAGCTGGTGGACCTGAAGATCATCTGGAACAAGACTAAGCACGACGTGAAGTTTCCCCTGGATAGCACAGGCTCCGAGCTAAAACAGAAGATTCACTCGATTACAG GTCTCCCGCCTGCCATGCAGAAAGTCATGTATAAGGGACTTGTCCCTGAGGATAAGACGttgagagaaataaaagtcaCCAGTGGAGCCAAGATCATGGTGGTTGGCTCCACGATAAATGATGTTTTAGCAGTAAACACACCCAAAGATGCTGCCCAGCAGGACGCAAAGGCCGAAGAGAACAAGAAGGAGCCTCTCTGCAGGCAGAAA CAACACAGGAAAGTGTTGGATAAAGGAAAACCTGAAGATGTGATGCCGTCTGTTAAGGGTGCCCAG GAGCGCCTGCCAGCTGTACCCTTATCCGGCATGTACAATAAGTCCGGGGGAAAAGTGAGACTTACCTTTAAGCTAGAACAAGACCAGCTGTGGATCGGCACTAAAG AGCGGACTGAGAAATTGCCCATGGGTTCCATTAAAAATGTGGTCAGTGAACCTATCGAAGGACACGAAGACTACCACATGATG GCGTTTCAGTTGGGCCCCACGGAAGCCTCTTACTACTGGGTGTACTGGGTTCCAACTCAATATGTGGATGCAATCAAAGACACTGTGCTGGGGAAATGGCAGTATTTTTGA